The Pontibacter korlensis sequence CAACACAAAAGCAATGGCATCTCCTTTTTGAAAAGCAAATGCCATTTAAGTCCCCAATTATATCCTGACTGATAAGCTCATTTATGACAAGCAAGAATAACTGTTACCGTTTTAGACAAGTCGCGGGATTATAGACGCGGATTTGTCGGCTTTACCTTTTGTCTCTTGGTTTTCTAAACTACACTTTTCCGTCAAAACCCGCTATTTGCTATAACCGATGTTGCAAATGCAAACTGTAGCCAATTCTTCCTTTTATTATCTGGAGCTTGTTTTCTCCTGTTGATTGAATCAACCAAAACGTTTATTAAGGAACCGCTAACAGAAAAAGCCACCCTTTTTAGAGGTGGCTTTCATCAAGGAGACAAATCTCATCTACAAATTCCTGAACGGGACGTACTCCAGCTGGATGATTGACACTTCTGCATTATTGACCTCCTGTACAGCAGACTCATAATCTGCATAAGAGTTGATTACCACACCATTCCGGTGCTCATTCAGCATAGAGAAGAACTTGGCCTCGAACCATACTTTTTCCAATATTTCCCGTTCCTCTCTGCTAAGTGGGCTGTTACCGGTTAAGAGCTCATTCATGCGTCTTTCAGCTATTTTTTTCAACTCATCAGCGGCATTCTCATTGGTAGGCATATTGCGCAAGGCACCGATGACAAAAAAGTGCTTTCCGTATCTTACCTTTTCAACATATTCGTTTCCGTATTTCAATTCGAAAAGGTCGGGGTCCTGCTCCTTGACGTTTTGCAGTGAGTCACTCTCTTCAAGAGAGGGGAGGAAACTCTCAAAACCTTGATGATACCAAGTACCGGCTATCAAGGCACCGTCTTCGGTGACAGGGTATTGTTCGATAACAGACTGGTACAATTCAGAGTTCACGGCAAATTTGGTGGCAAACTCAGGTTGCGGGTGGTAATAGTTGTACTCAAAATAGTGACGGTAGGGATGTATGATTTTGATGGGATCGGTATCATTCTCCCAAACTGGACTGTGGGAAAACGATTCCTCTACTTTCCGATAGGCTCCTTCTTCAGTAGTATTGAACGGGTTAGCCAAGGGAATTTGGTTACTGGTTTGTATTCCATCTCCATGCTTTTCCAGGAACGAATACTCTTCTTCCAGAACGGTTTCCCCATTCTGGGTAACCGTTATCGTCTTCTTCCCTGAAGACCTATCGTAGACAGTGGTGCTGGTTCCGCTATTATCGGTAGCGGTGAATCCGATGGATACCAATTCACCATCGGTATAAGTATGAACAGCAGTTCCTTTCCCGCTATAGACTTTCTTCACCGAGGGCAGGCCGTTAACATATTCGGTTTCAAACCATAGCTCTCCCTCTGGCGTGTAGTATTTGGACCATAGCGGCTTGTTGTCCTCACTACGGCTTACTTCCATGTAGAGGTGCTGATTTGGGAATCTGCTGTACACCTTGGCCGACTTTACATAACCGTTTTCGAAATACTCGAATTCATCCTTTGGGACATTTCCCTGCAGGTCATAGCTATAGTGTCTGGCTTTTTTTATCCAGCCGTTGGAATGCTGGCTGATAAGCTCGAAATTAGAATCAGATTCAATTGAGTAGTCGGTTTGGGGAGCGCTGTCCTCTTTCTGGCAGGAGGACAATAAAAATGTGACCGCGAGAAGCAGGGACAGGCAATGTTTTCTTTGCATAGTAGTAGTGTTTTAATGCGATGAAAGTTAAAAATCTACTAAGTCAAACCGAATTCATGTTTGTCGATTCAAGCTTGATTCAAATCTGATCTGATCGGAGATTGGAACAATGGATGCAGGTGTCAAGCGCCTTGGCTGTAAGGCTGGTTTCAACTTGACTGTGTTAGAAGCCTAATAATTAGTAGCAAGTTAACAAATTAAACTATAGACCTAGGTTTGTTCCCGTATTTTTAAGCGTGGTCTTTTAGTTAACTCAAGTTGCGATTAAATACATTTATTGATGGTGTAAGCAAAGAGGAATAGGACAATCTTTAGCAGAAATCCTTGCGGAGTCACGGCGTGGATCGTTCGGGGAAAGGCCGCCTCTATCTCACTGAAAGTTGTCTCTATTCTCTTCCTCATCACCGCTTTTATATAGTCCATCGCCGGGCTGTCTTTCCGCTTGCTGTTGCTTTTCCGCTGAGTAAGCAGGCTGACCTGCTCGCATTCGGCCAGCAGGTCCTCCACCTCATAATTGGTGTAGGCGCTGTCCCCGTACAGGCTGCTTTCCGGCGGCAGGTCCAGGTGCATGGCCTGCAGGGCTCTGCCATCGTGCACGCTTCCCGCCACGATAAAGTAACTCACCGGCAGGCCCCCGGCAGTTGCGATGACCTCCACCTTGAAGCCGTAGAAATACTCCCTTTTAGAGACATTGTAGCCCCTGTAGGCCTCACCCTCCAGCAGTCTGCACCGGTTAATGCGAATATTGCGGCACACGGCCACCGGGAAGCTGTCTATCACATACTCGCCAGTGGTGTTGAGCTGCTTGAGGCAGTCTCCCAGGGCCAGGAAGATGGCCGCGATCGTTTCGCCCAGTCGGTGCAGCATCCGGTTAAAGTTGCTCTTGTGCGGCATCCGGCACTTCTGGTGCTGCTGCATGTAGCCGCTGGCCGCAGACAGGTTGCCGCCAAAGTAGCGGGCCGACACCAGGGCCGTTGTGATTATCTCCGCATCGCTGGCCTTGCGCTTGGTCGCCGCTTTTTTGCCCGCTATTTGCAGGTAATCATCAACAAAACAGTAAATTGTAATAGTGAAGTCATTCATGGCAAGTAAGGAAGTAAGTGTGGTTACTTTTTCCTTAACAAGCCTGAGTGGCTTCATCGTTTACATGCCAATGCTAAATCGCAACTTGGGTTAGTTATGTAAAGCGATGCTACAAGATAAGGTCTGTTGTGCTTCAGGATTCGGGATATTGTTCATAATTAATGTAGTCCTTCAAGCAACGCTGTTGCTCTTCAGCGCTTTTGCAGCCATAAGTTAGAACCATCAGGACTAACAGTATCAGGAGACATCTCATGTTGTCTTGGAAGCAGGATATTTTTATAATTATTTATTGCCCCTAACGAATTTGTGGAGCCGTAGCCCGCAGCGTAGCAAGGGTTACGGCTCCACTGGGTTACAGGGTAGTAATTTTTCATTTAGAGCTCAATCGAGATTTTTACTTTTCCGCCCAATCCTTTTTCAACAATATCGAATAAGGTTTTGAGCGTAAGGTTACTCCCATCGTTTTCAACTCTGGATATGTAGGTTCTTTTCTTGTCAATGATTTCCCCTAATTCCTGCTGGGTAAGATGCCGAGCTTCCCGGGCTTTTTTCAACTCAAGTCCAATTTTAAACGACTCAAACTCCCTGTCAAGATTATCCCGTCTCTCTGTTCCCTTCACTCCGTAAACTCTGTTCTTGATGTCTGCCCAAGAACTAACTTCTCTTTGTTTATCTTTTCCCTTCATAATATTCAGCCATTAGTTGTAGTGCCTTTTCAATTTCTTTCTTTGGTGTTTTCTGCGTTTTCTTCTGAAAGCCGTTAAGTAAGATGACCAGCTTGCCTTCGTCGAAAAAACAGAACACCTGCCAAATGTTGGAAGCAAGTTGTACGCGTGCTTCATATAGTCCGTCTGTGCCTGCCAAGTGCTTTAGGTAATTTTGAGGCACCCGCTCAAGCGTTTCTATCGCTTCCAAAATTTTGAATATCTTATCCTGCACCTTTGTTGGTTGCTCCTTTAAGAAATCTTCAAAGTAATTTTTGTAAGCAATGATTTCCCTTATTTTCTCCATCTGCTGTATTTTCAACAGTGAATGTAACTTTAAAGTTACTATAAATCACAAAAAAATTTTCTCGTTTTATGATTTCTTATTTCCTGTAACGTACTGGGCTATGCTGAGGCAAAGCTGCCGTATAGGTGTGGTTGGTGGTAGTTTTGTTACAGGTTACATAAAACTGCTATTTATATACCATCATTCGAATTTCAGACAGCCTCCTTCATTTTGTTTTTAATAATCCTGCTATATCTTGGTCTGTTGAAGCGCTGTACCATAATTGGATATATATTGAGCAGTAAGTTTGTCGTGATAAGCCACTTTGCCTCATCCAATGAATTCGAACCTACAACAGCTACAGTGAAAACAATCAAAGCTATTATTGTGTGTCCTTTTTCTGATTCACGAGTATTATGTTCGCACACCTTTAGTAAAAGCAGGTTGTTCTTTATAGGGTTCTTCTTTCTGCTGATTCTCTCCCATCCAATCCATATGAGTAGCTTTCTATAAACATGAACTCCTAAGTATTTATAAATCCTCCCCTCCTTTTCAAAGGGTTTAAGTTCGAAATAATCTGAATCTAGTTTTTGGCTTATTTGTGATGCTAAATAGGTGTACCAGATCATGAGAATGAAGTTCAAGCTCCAGCTAAATGCAAAGCTTTCAAGAGAAAACATCATACCTACAACATAGCAGATACTAATAGTGATTAGTGTCGCTAAAATAACGGCTACCCACTTATTTGATGTCTTTTTTACCGAATTCATTTTGATATTTATATTACCACCAACGTGTTGGTACAGGCAACGGGTGAGGCATTAGCCGAACATGGTACCTGTGCTGTGTTGGCAGATGTATTTATTCAGTTATTACTTTGAAGTACTTCATATTATACCTGTCGGCTCCCCGGTTTTAGAACTACCTGAGAGTATAATGATACATAAATTTCAATTCACTTCTGCTACCACTACTATGGGTGTTCATTGTGGGTAACCCTGGAAGGGTTATCCACTGTGAAGGCCCTCTGCTGCTGCCCGGGCATACTCCACCGGACTCATGCCTTTGAGGCTGTCATGAGGGCGGAAGTAGTTGTAGTCCTCCAGCCAGCTTTGGGCAATCTGCCGGACCTGGTCCAGAGAGTCGAAGAGGTGCACGTCCAGCACATTCCTTCTGAAGGTGCCGTTGAAGCGCTCCACAAAAGCATTCTGTGTGGGCTTGCCTGGTTGAATATAAATGAACTCAATGCCTCAGCATCCGGCTCCATTCCTCCATTAAGGAGGCGATCAGCTCCGGGCCATTGTCCATGCGGATGCGCTGTGGCTTTTCTCTTCTTTTGATCAGGTGGTTAAGTACCCACACCACCCGGTTGCTCTTGAGCGAGAAATCAATTTCAATGTGCAGGGCCTCCCGGTTAAAATCATCCATCACGTGAAAAGAGCGGAACTTTCGGCCATTGCTCAAAGCATCACTCATAAAGTCAATCGACCAGGTGTGGTTGAGCTCAGACGGCACCTCTAAAGGCTCCTTCACGCGCTCAGGCAGCCGTTTTTTAGCTTTCCGGCGGATGCTCAGTCCGATGTTCTTGTAGACCCGATGCACGCGCTTGTGGTTCCAGGGCTGGCCTTCCTTCCGCAGCCGGTGAAAGGCTTTCCAGAATCCTTCCCTGGGGTGCTGCTCGGCCTTCTGCCGAAGTGCCTCTTCCACGGCTGAGTCATCTTTCTTGCTTTGGTAATAGTAGACGCACTTGCTCAGCTTCAACACGCGGCACGCCCTGCTAATGCCGCAGTATTCCCGCCTGGAGATCTCCTGAGCAATCTGTCGCTTCTGGCAGGGCTTCAGAGCTTTTTTTCGATGATCTCTTTAGCCACCTTCAGGTCCAGAGCCAGCTCGGCGTACATGGCCTTAAGGCGGCGGTTCTCTTCTTCCAGCTCCTTGAGGCGCTTGAGTTCAGTTGCGTCCATACCGTTGTAGCGCTGGCGCCACTTATAGAAGGCTGCCTGACTCACGCCGTACTCACGGCTAATCTCTGCCGCACTCTTGCCTTCCTCAAACTCCTTGAGGATTTTGGCGATCTGCTGGGGGGTAAATGTTTTTCGCTTCATAAGTAACTGCTCAAATTTAAAGATTTTTCTCTACTCTAGAACAGTTCTGTTTTCAGGGAAGCTGACACTGTTCACCACTACAATTCATAAAAAACAGAGCAGAACAGAAAATGAGGGTTATTTTTTTCATAGTATAATTGACGCCCAACGTCTAGTATAAACAACGGCGAAGGCCGTCGGCCGAGGTGACGTTTATACCTTGTGCTTGTTGCACAACCTACTGAAGATAAGCGTAAAAGAGGATAGTACCAAACTGATGTGGGGATGCAGGGCAGGAAAACTTTTGAAGACGAGCGGGAGCTGCGCTTCTCGCTCTCGGCGCACGTGCCGGGGCATAATTTTACCGGCGGCTCAAGG is a genomic window containing:
- a CDS encoding IS982 family transposase, translating into MNDFTITIYCFVDDYLQIAGKKAATKRKASDAEIITTALVSARYFGGNLSAASGYMQQHQKCRMPHKSNFNRMLHRLGETIAAIFLALGDCLKQLNTTGEYVIDSFPVAVCRNIRINRCRLLEGEAYRGYNVSKREYFYGFKVEVIATAGGLPVSYFIVAGSVHDGRALQAMHLDLPPESSLYGDSAYTNYEVEDLLAECEQVSLLTQRKSNSKRKDSPAMDYIKAVMRKRIETTFSEIEAAFPRTIHAVTPQGFLLKIVLFLFAYTINKCI
- a CDS encoding helix-turn-helix domain-containing protein, giving the protein MKGKDKQREVSSWADIKNRVYGVKGTERRDNLDREFESFKIGLELKKAREARHLTQQELGEIIDKKRTYISRVENDGSNLTLKTLFDIVEKGLGGKVKISIEL
- a CDS encoding type II toxin-antitoxin system RelE/ParE family toxin, producing MEKIREIIAYKNYFEDFLKEQPTKVQDKIFKILEAIETLERVPQNYLKHLAGTDGLYEARVQLASNIWQVFCFFDEGKLVILLNGFQKKTQKTPKKEIEKALQLMAEYYEGKR